Proteins from a single region of Verrucomicrobiota bacterium:
- a CDS encoding DUF4340 domain-containing protein yields MNTTQTKALLLVAALLAAFILMFEFRDSGADPAAAEIPRLFRNLRPADVTAVEFTRTNLSLRAARSNGMWSLSAPIRYPAHAIPIEGLLDVCARIKPQALIPAAQVKSAAEFGLATPQAVFKFRAGGTTHELRVGNRSPVGNQVYVQAGGDTGVAALDAALLEILPRSPDDWRDRRLLSLGPGAFDRLRLRSGTRDLVFERDATNGLWRITSPPPAKRADTPLVTQLLRDLQEWAVQAFVTDDPKADLEPFGLATPQAELAFSRGTNDVLGVQFGLGPTNAPDLLFARRLAHTNIVLVPRPLLDKLRAPYWEWCDAHMVDSLAPTSFDTLEVTGPDGFLAQRQTNHSWRILSPTNLAADTEAIESLLARLASLEAISLAKEVVTDFKVFGLDPPQRRVALLRSTTNAAGTPANALVAAVDFGLNEMEGAARTDRVFARRHDENFVYTVRMQDLERTPLELWKVRDRQVWDFTTAQVARLEVTFQGRERKLQRVSAQQWKADGEALDPNISAAIEETAHRLGTLRVDSWFARGTQQLIARGFAAKAYKVNVILLVNGQERLQSLAFGPMTPKGPLAAVTLDGQPVLFIFPTTLYAGFIQRYLVVPE; encoded by the coding sequence GTGAACACGACCCAAACCAAGGCGCTCCTGCTGGTCGCCGCGCTCCTCGCGGCCTTCATCCTCATGTTCGAGTTCCGCGACTCCGGCGCGGACCCCGCCGCCGCCGAGATCCCGCGGCTTTTCCGCAACCTCCGGCCGGCCGACGTGACGGCCGTCGAGTTCACCCGCACCAACCTCTCGCTCCGCGCCGCGCGCTCCAACGGCATGTGGTCGCTCTCCGCGCCCATCCGCTACCCGGCGCACGCCATTCCGATCGAGGGGCTGCTCGACGTGTGCGCGCGCATCAAGCCGCAGGCGCTCATCCCCGCCGCGCAGGTGAAGTCCGCCGCGGAATTCGGACTCGCCACCCCGCAGGCCGTGTTCAAGTTCCGGGCCGGGGGCACGACGCACGAGCTGCGCGTCGGCAACCGCTCGCCCGTGGGCAACCAGGTCTACGTGCAAGCCGGCGGCGACACCGGCGTCGCGGCGCTCGACGCCGCGCTGCTCGAAATTCTCCCGCGCTCCCCCGATGACTGGCGCGACCGCCGGTTGCTGAGCCTCGGCCCGGGCGCGTTCGACCGCTTGCGGCTCCGCTCCGGCACGCGCGACCTGGTGTTCGAGCGCGACGCGACCAACGGCCTCTGGCGGATCACCAGCCCGCCGCCCGCCAAGCGCGCCGACACCCCGCTCGTCACGCAGTTGCTGAGGGATTTGCAGGAGTGGGCCGTGCAGGCCTTCGTCACCGACGACCCGAAGGCCGACCTCGAACCCTTCGGTCTCGCCACGCCGCAAGCCGAACTCGCCTTTTCCCGCGGCACCAACGACGTGCTCGGGGTCCAGTTCGGCCTCGGCCCCACGAACGCGCCCGACCTGCTCTTCGCGCGCCGGCTTGCGCACACCAACATCGTCCTCGTCCCCCGCCCGCTCCTCGACAAGCTCCGCGCGCCCTACTGGGAATGGTGCGACGCCCACATGGTGGACAGCCTCGCGCCGACGAGCTTCGACACGCTCGAAGTCACGGGTCCGGACGGTTTCCTCGCGCAACGGCAGACCAACCACTCGTGGCGAATCCTCTCGCCGACCAATCTCGCCGCCGACACCGAGGCCATCGAGTCCCTTCTCGCGCGCCTCGCCTCGCTCGAAGCCATCTCGCTCGCGAAGGAAGTCGTCACGGATTTCAAAGTCTTCGGCCTCGACCCGCCGCAGCGCCGCGTGGCCCTCCTGCGCTCGACCACGAATGCCGCCGGCACGCCGGCCAACGCGCTCGTTGCCGCGGTGGATTTCGGTCTCAACGAAATGGAGGGCGCCGCCCGCACCGACCGCGTGTTCGCCCGGCGCCACGATGAAAACTTTGTCTACACCGTCCGCATGCAGGACCTCGAACGCACGCCGCTGGAGTTGTGGAAGGTCCGCGACCGGCAGGTCTGGGACTTCACGACCGCGCAGGTCGCCAGGCTCGAAGTCACGTTCCAGGGCCGCGAGCGCAAGCTCCAGCGCGTCTCCGCCCAGCAGTGGAAGGCCGACGGTGAAGCCCTCGATCCAAACATCAGCGCGGCGATCGAGGAGACCGCGCACCGGCTCGGCACCCTGCGCGTCGACTCGTGGTTTGCGCGCGGCACGCAGCAGCTCATCGCGCGCGGATTCGCGGCCAAGGCCTACAAGGTCAATGTGATCCTGCTCGTCAACGGGCAGGAACGCCTGCAGTCGCTCGCCTTTGGCCCGATGACGCCGAAGGGCCCGCTCGCCGCCGTGACGCTCGACGGCCAGCCCGTGCTGTTCATCTTCCCCACCACGCTCTACGCCGGGTTCATCCAGCGATACCTCGTCGTCCCCGAGTGA